From the Teredinibacter turnerae T7901 genome, one window contains:
- a CDS encoding non-ribosomal peptide synthetase — translation MNTESLLVELHEKGIKLHLDADKNIRVRGKKDNLTPELLSEIKNLKSELIALLDSGSKIDRTEIATVPRDQPIPASFSQQRFWFIDQMESGSTHYHIPGAMRIRGEFSVKTAEISLQRLVERHEPLRTVFSAGNPLPLQHVKTDYTFVLASHDLRALSENERQQQLLAIIEADLSTPFDLANDLMLRAVCIFLSDHESVLFFNMHHIAADGWSMGIIFNEFASIYKAVNSSSTIELEPLPFQYADYALWQQETLAKSAGYRTQIEYWGRQLQNLPQLHSLPTDFPRPPNQTFDGEIKGFEWNADKKKALEAFAGEREITPFVVLYGVFSWLLNIYSDESDIVIGTPVANRLSPELESLVGCFVNTLVLRLNAEFSGTFDEYLAIARQVYVDAQANQDVPFEQLVERLNPVRSTSHSPLFQILFNMQYVSEGGDQAEALQFEPITLNQLSDKSMVAQYDLSLNVVDSQQALGFEIEYNRDLFSAERIERFLLHFEQLLDNVLLNSGSNIYDISVLSDEEQNACLQRFNHRSTVPPLASSLPDWFATNAAQTPNAVALRFNDDTLTYAELHYEVNQLAAYLIEQGVNKGDRVGVCLDPCFNLISSLLAVWKAGAAYVPIDPNYPANRIEHVLNDSGISILISQSKICPQSRKNYHTINLDTFANGVPETSISSYPNVAAGDLAYVIYTSGSTGMPKGVMVEHGAVINFIDGLRSALPCVENSRWLLVTSFSFDIALFEWFGALTSGAECLIASAEEQKDPFLLKQLVEQSQPGLIQTTPSRWSQLIDAGWQPYDQLIALTGGEPLSDKVERALTGKVKSFWNCYGPTEVTIWSLVNEIISGENRAKRFSLGQSLANYQHLALSPQLKLVPNGAIGELYIGGDSLARGYLNRAELTNERFIPNPYTIDTLNPRLYKTGDLVRIHDNGVIEYIGRTDDQVKVHGFRIELGEIEQQLNKIADIDAAVVTARAGADGDKQLIGYVVARESLEEKNIRLALSKVLPDYMIPHRFVFLDAMPLTPNGKVDKKALPEPEAVPGNDRFFPPETDLQKQVASLWAELLQLPENQISLTQNFFSSGGHSLLSVRLVAALRDALKTNITVKDVFQHPILEDFVAYIEGMSTEYTANAILPLPESVTDYVASFAQQRLWIIDQMSANSAHYNMPGGLRVNGDFNVAAAEQALKMLVQRHEALRTSFIDRDSRVFQIIHNDIEFKLKCLDVSTFDQAEQESAIKSCAIEQVEKPFDLAAGLLIRVIYIRQESDKGVLIFNLHHIAADGWSMNILMDEFIRLYDAVISNRGLPLPPLAIQYKDFAAWQTDFLFGETESLKHARDKQLSYWQGQLDKLPLVHDLPTDFKRPQEQDFAGKHHNFTLDSEVVLRLKKIAHENGATLFMVLHAAFSMLLARYSNQTDIVVGTFVSNRTQKSLEDLVGFFVNTLVLRTKYDGELNFSDYLKHVSQVNVDAQSNQELPFDYLVEKINPQRNNAYSPLVQIVFNMNTQQMERKDIDGLSFSPLENYESTAQFDLALDVSETENGLWLDFEYATALFKTASIERMAQHFYTLLLEISEQANAPLKSLNILAPQEADHLVRVLGGTQQTYPQHTNVQTLFETHAVSAPDAVAIENDDETLTYDALNQRANRLAHYLVEMGITPGSLVGLSVSRSPHMVVGMLAVLKIGGAYVPLDPSYPPERLSFMAEDSGITCLLCEEGLANFGAIQSVALDDTTIQAKIEEYPSINLELDVSARDLAYVIYTSGSTGQPKGVMVEHRSIVRLVQQADFVQITPQDHVAQASNNSFDAATFEIWGALTNGARLVFVTKNELLHPPTLKRCLFEREISVLFVTTALLNQVAQAAPDTFSRLKHCLFGGEAVDKSSVDRILAVGKPERFLHVYGPTENTTFSTWYEITQAAGNYPIGKPVNQTQCFILDEFQSLLPKGAVGELCLAGDGLARGYLHRPDLTEQRFVPNPFDTLENTRLYRTGDLVRLNGSDQIEYVGRVDEQVKIRGFRIELGEIEQHLAKMSEIKDVFVTAREDVPGQKRLVAYIVINYDIFDEEDEEDETFEADLIKDIRNRLSQAMPDYMVPSFYVPLERVPLTVNGKTDVAKLPVPDGITSMGEYVAPETDTERALVAIWSELLQFNAEDISVQGNFFELGGHSLLAIKQLVLIKKELGLDLDIKVLFESASIRELSNYIDGLAAQRNLSASLAAMDEDSIEEMEF, via the coding sequence ATGAATACAGAGTCTTTATTAGTAGAGCTCCACGAAAAGGGCATTAAGCTACATCTGGATGCGGATAAGAATATTCGCGTACGGGGAAAAAAAGATAATCTTACACCGGAATTACTGAGTGAGATTAAGAACTTAAAGAGCGAGCTAATCGCTCTTCTCGATAGCGGATCTAAAATTGACCGCACGGAAATCGCAACTGTTCCCCGCGATCAACCTATCCCCGCGTCGTTTTCACAGCAGCGTTTTTGGTTTATCGATCAGATGGAATCTGGCAGTACCCACTACCACATTCCCGGGGCCATGCGCATCAGAGGTGAATTTTCCGTTAAAACAGCGGAAATTTCGTTACAGCGATTGGTCGAGCGTCACGAGCCTTTACGCACTGTGTTTTCGGCTGGAAACCCGTTACCGCTGCAGCATGTTAAAACCGACTATACGTTTGTCTTGGCTAGCCACGACCTGCGCGCTTTATCTGAGAACGAGCGTCAGCAACAACTTTTAGCCATCATAGAAGCAGACCTAAGCACACCGTTCGATCTGGCCAATGATCTTATGTTGCGCGCGGTTTGTATTTTCCTGAGTGACCATGAGAGTGTATTGTTTTTTAATATGCACCACATCGCGGCAGATGGTTGGTCGATGGGAATTATTTTTAATGAATTTGCATCTATATATAAAGCAGTTAACAGTTCATCGACAATTGAACTTGAACCACTACCTTTTCAATATGCCGATTACGCGCTGTGGCAACAGGAAACCTTGGCCAAATCAGCTGGTTACAGAACGCAAATAGAATACTGGGGACGACAGCTGCAGAACCTCCCACAGTTACACAGCCTGCCAACAGACTTCCCGCGCCCACCAAATCAAACTTTTGATGGCGAAATCAAGGGGTTTGAGTGGAATGCAGACAAAAAGAAGGCCTTAGAAGCTTTCGCTGGTGAGCGTGAAATTACGCCCTTTGTGGTTCTTTACGGCGTATTTTCCTGGCTACTGAATATCTATTCCGACGAGTCTGATATCGTTATTGGTACGCCGGTCGCGAACCGCCTAAGTCCCGAGCTTGAATCTTTGGTAGGTTGCTTCGTCAATACGCTTGTATTGCGTTTGAATGCTGAATTTAGCGGCACATTCGATGAGTACCTGGCAATAGCAAGACAGGTCTATGTTGACGCGCAAGCAAACCAGGATGTTCCTTTTGAGCAGTTGGTCGAGCGTTTAAATCCGGTTCGTAGTACCAGCCATTCGCCACTGTTCCAGATTTTATTTAACATGCAATATGTTTCTGAAGGGGGCGATCAGGCGGAAGCGCTCCAGTTCGAACCTATTACATTAAATCAGCTCTCCGATAAATCTATGGTCGCACAATACGATCTTAGCTTAAACGTTGTTGACTCCCAGCAGGCACTAGGTTTCGAAATAGAGTACAACCGTGACCTTTTTTCAGCTGAACGTATAGAAAGATTCTTGTTACATTTCGAACAGCTCCTGGACAATGTGTTATTGAATTCCGGTAGCAATATATACGATATCAGCGTGCTGTCTGATGAAGAGCAAAATGCCTGCCTACAGCGATTTAATCACCGGAGTACAGTACCGCCGTTAGCTTCCAGTTTACCCGACTGGTTTGCAACTAATGCCGCCCAAACCCCGAACGCTGTCGCGCTGCGATTCAATGACGACACCTTAACCTATGCGGAACTCCACTACGAAGTTAATCAACTGGCCGCCTATTTGATTGAACAGGGAGTGAATAAAGGGGACAGGGTAGGGGTGTGTTTAGATCCCTGCTTTAATTTAATATCCTCGCTATTAGCCGTATGGAAAGCTGGGGCCGCCTATGTGCCTATCGATCCAAATTACCCGGCAAATCGCATAGAACATGTTTTAAACGATAGTGGTATTTCTATACTGATATCGCAATCCAAGATCTGCCCGCAAAGCAGAAAAAACTATCATACGATCAATCTTGATACATTTGCCAATGGCGTACCTGAAACATCGATTTCAAGCTATCCAAACGTGGCGGCAGGAGACTTGGCCTATGTAATCTACACGTCTGGCTCCACGGGGATGCCTAAAGGTGTAATGGTCGAGCATGGCGCGGTGATAAATTTCATTGACGGTTTGCGCAGTGCGCTGCCCTGTGTTGAAAACAGCCGTTGGCTACTGGTTACCAGCTTTTCATTTGATATTGCGCTTTTTGAATGGTTTGGTGCGCTAACCAGTGGCGCCGAGTGCTTAATCGCATCAGCTGAAGAACAAAAAGACCCGTTTCTATTAAAACAATTAGTGGAGCAGTCACAACCGGGCCTGATACAAACCACTCCTTCGCGCTGGTCCCAGCTAATTGATGCCGGTTGGCAGCCATATGACCAGCTCATTGCACTCACGGGCGGCGAACCACTCTCGGACAAAGTTGAGCGTGCTCTAACAGGCAAGGTAAAGAGCTTTTGGAATTGCTACGGCCCCACAGAAGTAACCATATGGTCGTTGGTTAATGAAATTATTAGCGGCGAGAACAGAGCGAAACGTTTTTCACTGGGCCAGAGCCTTGCAAACTACCAACACTTGGCGTTGAGCCCACAATTGAAGCTGGTGCCGAACGGAGCTATCGGTGAGCTTTATATCGGGGGAGATTCACTCGCTCGGGGATATTTAAACCGCGCTGAGCTCACAAATGAACGGTTCATTCCAAATCCATACACCATAGATACTTTAAACCCTCGCCTGTACAAAACAGGTGACCTTGTTCGAATTCACGATAATGGCGTGATTGAATATATAGGCCGCACCGACGATCAAGTGAAAGTTCATGGTTTCCGTATTGAGTTAGGTGAAATCGAGCAGCAACTGAATAAAATAGCGGATATTGATGCAGCAGTGGTTACCGCACGAGCTGGCGCTGATGGTGATAAGCAGTTGATCGGTTATGTGGTTGCCCGGGAATCACTGGAAGAGAAAAATATCCGCCTTGCACTAAGCAAGGTACTACCAGACTATATGATTCCGCATCGGTTTGTATTTCTGGATGCTATGCCACTTACGCCCAACGGTAAAGTGGATAAAAAAGCCCTGCCAGAGCCGGAGGCTGTGCCTGGAAACGACCGATTTTTTCCGCCTGAAACCGATTTACAAAAACAGGTCGCGTCTTTGTGGGCGGAGTTGCTTCAGTTACCCGAGAACCAGATTTCGTTAACGCAGAATTTCTTCTCGTCAGGCGGGCATTCGCTCCTGTCGGTACGCCTGGTTGCCGCGTTGAGAGATGCGCTAAAAACCAATATCACGGTCAAGGATGTTTTTCAACACCCGATCCTGGAGGATTTCGTTGCCTACATTGAAGGCATGTCTACTGAATATACAGCAAACGCTATATTGCCTTTGCCCGAATCGGTAACCGATTATGTTGCATCCTTCGCGCAACAGCGACTCTGGATCATCGACCAGATGTCCGCCAATAGCGCGCATTACAACATGCCTGGAGGTCTTCGCGTCAATGGAGATTTCAACGTTGCAGCCGCAGAGCAAGCGCTCAAAATGCTTGTTCAGCGGCACGAGGCGTTGCGTACCAGTTTTATAGATCGCGATAGCCGTGTATTCCAGATTATTCACAACGATATAGAGTTTAAATTAAAGTGTCTGGATGTAAGTACATTCGACCAAGCCGAACAGGAATCAGCCATAAAAAGCTGTGCGATCGAACAAGTAGAAAAGCCGTTTGATTTAGCGGCAGGACTACTGATTCGTGTCATTTATATTCGTCAGGAATCAGACAAAGGCGTACTCATTTTCAACCTTCACCATATCGCGGCTGATGGTTGGTCGATGAATATTCTAATGGACGAATTTATACGGCTCTACGACGCTGTAATATCCAATCGTGGACTGCCGTTACCGCCTCTGGCTATCCAGTATAAGGATTTTGCGGCATGGCAAACAGACTTCCTTTTTGGCGAGACCGAAAGCCTTAAGCATGCGCGCGATAAGCAATTGTCCTACTGGCAGGGTCAGCTTGATAAACTTCCTTTGGTTCACGATCTCCCAACCGATTTTAAGCGTCCTCAGGAACAGGACTTTGCGGGAAAACACCACAATTTTACTCTTGATAGTGAAGTCGTTCTCCGCTTGAAAAAAATCGCACACGAAAATGGCGCGACCTTGTTTATGGTATTGCACGCGGCGTTTTCTATGTTGCTAGCGCGCTATTCCAACCAAACTGATATTGTGGTTGGTACATTCGTATCTAATCGCACGCAAAAATCCCTGGAGGATCTCGTTGGGTTTTTCGTCAATACACTAGTGTTACGCACTAAATATGACGGAGAATTGAATTTTTCTGATTACTTGAAGCACGTCTCCCAGGTTAACGTTGACGCTCAGTCAAATCAGGAATTACCGTTTGACTATCTCGTTGAAAAAATCAATCCGCAACGTAACAACGCCTATTCGCCGCTGGTACAAATTGTATTCAATATGAATACGCAGCAGATGGAGCGTAAAGACATCGACGGGCTGTCTTTCAGCCCTCTGGAAAATTACGAATCCACTGCGCAATTTGATTTGGCATTGGATGTCAGCGAAACCGAAAACGGTTTATGGCTCGATTTTGAATATGCCACTGCACTGTTTAAAACAGCCTCGATTGAACGTATGGCGCAACATTTTTATACCCTGTTACTGGAGATTTCTGAGCAGGCTAACGCACCACTTAAGTCTTTAAATATACTCGCCCCCCAGGAAGCGGATCACCTAGTACGGGTGCTCGGAGGAACTCAGCAGACATATCCCCAGCACACAAATGTCCAAACCCTGTTTGAGACCCATGCGGTAAGTGCGCCCGACGCGGTGGCCATTGAAAACGATGATGAGACGCTGACTTACGACGCGCTAAACCAGCGTGCGAATCGTTTGGCTCATTATCTGGTCGAAATGGGAATCACGCCCGGCAGTCTGGTTGGTCTGAGCGTAAGCCGTTCACCTCATATGGTGGTTGGCATGCTCGCTGTGCTTAAAATTGGCGGCGCATATGTACCGCTAGACCCCAGTTATCCGCCGGAGCGTTTATCGTTTATGGCAGAAGACAGTGGCATAACCTGTTTATTGTGTGAGGAGGGGCTCGCCAACTTTGGTGCAATCCAATCAGTTGCGCTGGATGACACCACAATCCAGGCGAAAATTGAAGAATACCCAAGTATTAATCTTGAATTGGATGTCTCTGCCAGGGATCTGGCGTATGTGATTTACACATCCGGTTCTACGGGCCAGCCGAAAGGAGTCATGGTTGAACACCGCAGTATTGTGCGGCTGGTGCAACAGGCGGACTTTGTCCAAATCACACCGCAAGACCATGTTGCCCAGGCGTCCAACAATTCATTTGATGCTGCAACGTTCGAAATATGGGGCGCCCTCACCAACGGTGCGCGGCTGGTCTTCGTGACTAAAAATGAATTGTTACATCCGCCAACGCTCAAGCGATGTTTATTCGAGCGCGAAATATCTGTGCTTTTTGTGACTACGGCGTTGCTAAATCAAGTGGCTCAGGCCGCACCAGACACATTCTCCCGTTTGAAACATTGCTTATTCGGCGGCGAAGCTGTCGATAAATCCAGCGTTGACCGCATTCTCGCCGTCGGTAAGCCCGAGCGATTTCTCCACGTTTATGGCCCCACCGAAAACACGACGTTTAGTACCTGGTACGAGATTACCCAGGCCGCCGGAAACTACCCCATCGGTAAACCAGTAAATCAAACGCAGTGTTTTATTCTGGACGAGTTTCAAAGTTTGTTACCCAAAGGCGCAGTCGGTGAGCTTTGCCTTGCCGGCGATGGTTTGGCTCGTGGTTATTTACACCGACCCGATCTTACTGAGCAGCGCTTCGTACCAAATCCCTTTGACACCTTGGAAAATACACGTCTGTACCGTACGGGGGATCTGGTGCGCCTGAACGGATCTGACCAAATCGAATATGTGGGACGGGTTGACGAACAGGTGAAAATACGCGGGTTCCGTATTGAGCTTGGTGAAATAGAGCAACATCTTGCGAAGATGTCGGAGATTAAAGATGTTTTTGTCACCGCCCGCGAAGACGTCCCCGGACAAAAGCGGCTGGTCGCTTACATCGTAATTAATTACGACATTTTTGATGAGGAGGACGAAGAGGACGAAACTTTTGAAGCGGACCTGATAAAAGATATTCGCAATCGACTGTCACAGGCAATGCCCGACTACATGGTTCCCTCGTTTTATGTTCCGCTTGAGCGAGTTCCCCTCACGGTGAATGGTAAAACCGATGTTGCCAAGCTTCCGGTTCCGGACGGTATAACTTCGATGGGCGAATATGTTGCCCCAGAAACAGATACTGAACGAGCCCTGGTTGCTATCTGGAGTGAATTATTACAATTTAATGCCGAGGACATTAGCGTTCAGGGCAACTTTTTTGAACTGGGTGGGCACTCGTTACTCGCGATTAAACAATTGGTCTTGATCAAAAAAGAGCTCGGGCTCGATCTGGATATTAAGGTACTTTTTGAATCAGCCTCTATCCGAGAATTATCAAATTACATCGACGGTCTGGCTGCTCAACGTAATCTTTCCGCGTCGCTAGCTGCGATGGACGAAGACAGTATTGAGGAAATGGAATTTTAA